Proteins encoded by one window of Massilia sp. NR 4-1:
- the mnmD gene encoding tRNA (5-methylaminomethyl-2-thiouridine)(34)-methyltransferase MnmD → MPYPSSEALTAATLSFQDSTPYAEQFGDVYHSNEGGLAQARHVFLSGNDLPGRWQGRAEFSMLETGFGLGLNFLATWQAWRADPLRCRRLHYTSIEKYPFHAADLAQLHARWPELDAFSVQLRAQWPALTAGAHRLLLDEGQVELTLVLGDVADCLPRLDLRCAAFYLDGFAPAKNPGMWAPPVLSHLHKLALPGATLATFSAAGPVRQALRQAGFVCKRRPGFGSKWHMLAARFSPEEALAQSLRSVTNG, encoded by the coding sequence ATGCCCTATCCTTCGTCCGAAGCACTGACTGCCGCTACGCTGTCCTTCCAGGACAGCACGCCATACGCCGAGCAGTTCGGCGACGTCTATCATTCCAATGAGGGCGGTCTGGCCCAGGCGCGCCACGTCTTCCTTAGCGGGAACGATTTGCCTGGGCGCTGGCAAGGCCGCGCCGAATTCTCCATGCTGGAAACCGGCTTTGGCCTGGGTCTGAATTTTCTCGCGACGTGGCAGGCCTGGCGCGCCGACCCGCTGCGCTGCCGGCGCTTGCATTACACGTCCATCGAAAAATATCCCTTCCATGCAGCCGATCTGGCCCAGCTGCATGCGCGCTGGCCCGAACTCGACGCATTTTCGGTCCAGTTGCGCGCGCAATGGCCGGCACTGACGGCGGGCGCGCATCGCCTGCTGCTGGACGAGGGCCAGGTGGAGCTGACGCTGGTCTTGGGCGACGTCGCCGATTGCCTGCCCCGGCTCGATCTGCGCTGCGCTGCCTTCTATCTCGACGGCTTTGCGCCGGCTAAAAACCCCGGGATGTGGGCGCCGCCAGTGCTGAGCCATCTGCACAAGCTGGCGCTGCCGGGCGCCACCCTGGCCACCTTTAGCGCGGCGGGGCCGGTGCGCCAAGCTTTGCGCCAGGCGGGCTTCGTCTGCAAGCGGCGGCCGGGCTTCGGCAGCAAGTGGCATATGCTGGCGGCCCGCTTTTCGCCCGAGGAAGCGCTGGCGCAGAGCTTGCGGAGTGTTACCAATGGTTAG
- a CDS encoding GAF domain-containing sensor histidine kinase: MGALEVIDTRTLTVAGEVAHKWQGILDLIARLVNVPAALIMKVEPPQIKVFLSSQSAGNPYEEHELAPLGTGLYCETVMARRAPLLVPNALSDRDWCENPDIKLGMISYMGLPLVWPNDHVFGTICVLDSRENAYSNNFLQLLQQFRGIVENDLKQIYDTQRRSFEDAALRADEAERVRREFTQLRAGEQRALAALQESERRWHFALEGAGDGVWDWDLPKDTVFYSKRCIELLGLPPERAVHRFGEWQQYIHPEDLAAAMAAIDAGLQSPAATFAFEHRFRVQGQWEWLLVRGMVVSRNAVDQPLRMIGTCSNITLRKQAQVDLQALNEHLEERVAERSAELQKAMEQIAITEKMASLGRLVAGIAHELNTPVGNAVLTSSTLVEWITQLERQAASKQLTHSALDDFLQQGKAACELIERNATRASNLIASFKQIAVDQSTQQRRAFELHQAVHDVVAALGPSLRRARIELQLEVAPGIAMDSYPGHIEQIIANLAANSITHAFNEKDEERRVRLSASASADEVELVYEDNGCGIDPAIQPHVFEPFYTTHLGQGSNGLGLSIVHNIAQAVLKGSIHLESTPGQGARFRFRLPRRLA, translated from the coding sequence ATGGGTGCTCTCGAAGTGATCGATACGCGAACGCTGACCGTCGCCGGCGAGGTGGCGCATAAATGGCAGGGCATCCTGGACCTGATTGCGCGCCTGGTGAACGTGCCGGCCGCCCTCATCATGAAGGTCGAGCCGCCGCAGATCAAGGTCTTCCTCTCCAGCCAATCGGCCGGCAATCCCTACGAAGAACACGAGCTGGCCCCGCTCGGCACCGGCCTGTATTGCGAGACCGTGATGGCCCGGCGCGCGCCGCTGCTGGTGCCGAATGCGCTGAGCGACCGCGACTGGTGCGAGAATCCCGATATCAAGCTTGGCATGATTTCCTATATGGGCCTGCCCCTGGTCTGGCCCAACGACCACGTGTTCGGCACCATCTGCGTGCTCGACAGTCGGGAAAATGCCTACAGCAATAATTTTCTCCAGCTGCTGCAGCAATTCCGCGGCATCGTGGAGAACGACCTGAAGCAGATCTACGACACGCAGCGCCGCAGCTTCGAGGACGCCGCCCTGCGCGCCGACGAGGCCGAGCGCGTGCGGCGCGAATTCACCCAGCTGCGCGCCGGCGAGCAGCGCGCCCTGGCCGCGCTGCAGGAGAGCGAGCGGCGCTGGCATTTCGCGCTGGAGGGCGCGGGCGACGGCGTGTGGGACTGGGATCTGCCGAAAGACACGGTGTTCTATTCCAAGCGCTGCATCGAACTGCTTGGCCTGCCGCCGGAGCGCGCCGTGCACCGCTTCGGCGAGTGGCAGCAATACATCCATCCCGAAGACCTGGCGGCGGCGATGGCCGCCATCGACGCCGGCCTGCAAAGCCCGGCCGCCACCTTCGCTTTCGAACACCGCTTCCGCGTGCAGGGCCAGTGGGAGTGGCTGCTGGTGCGCGGCATGGTGGTCAGCCGCAACGCAGTGGACCAGCCGCTGCGCATGATCGGCACCTGCTCCAACATCACGCTGCGCAAGCAGGCGCAGGTGGATCTGCAGGCCCTCAACGAGCACCTGGAAGAACGCGTGGCCGAACGCAGCGCCGAACTGCAGAAAGCGATGGAGCAGATCGCCATCACCGAGAAGATGGCCTCGCTGGGCCGCCTGGTGGCCGGCATCGCCCACGAACTGAATACGCCGGTGGGCAATGCGGTGCTCACCTCCTCCACCCTGGTGGAATGGATCACGCAACTGGAACGCCAGGCCGCCAGCAAGCAGCTCACGCACAGCGCGCTCGACGACTTTCTGCAGCAGGGCAAGGCGGCCTGCGAACTGATCGAACGCAACGCCACGCGCGCCAGCAACCTGATCGCCAGCTTCAAGCAGATCGCCGTCGACCAGAGCACGCAGCAGCGGCGCGCCTTCGAACTGCACCAGGCGGTGCACGATGTGGTGGCGGCGCTCGGCCCTTCGCTGCGGCGCGCCCGCATCGAGTTGCAGCTCGAGGTGGCGCCCGGCATCGCCATGGACAGCTACCCCGGCCACATCGAACAGATCATCGCCAATCTGGCCGCCAACTCCATCACCCATGCCTTCAACGAGAAGGACGAGGAGCGCCGCGTGCGCCTGTCGGCCAGCGCCAGCGCAGACGAGGTGGAACTGGTCTACGAAGACAACGGCTGCGGCATCGATCCGGCCATCCAGCCGCATGTCTTCGAACCGTTCTACACCACCCACCTGGGCCAGGGCAGCAATGGCCTGGGTCTCTCGATCGTCCACAACATCGCGCAAGCCGTCCTGAAAGGCAGCATCCATCTCGAAAGCACGCCGGGCCAGGGCGCGCGTTTCCGCTTCCGGCTGCCGCGCCGGCTCGCTTGA
- a CDS encoding cupin domain-containing protein — MALQHAASGEVIVIQREREDLSQFSSIALRKTAQMELIRMVLPAGKGLPEHKVAGEITLQCLQGEIEVDAYGRGVLLRGGEMLFLEGGAPHAVRALQDSLALLTILLKD, encoded by the coding sequence ATGGCACTACAGCACGCAGCGTCCGGAGAAGTCATCGTGATCCAGCGCGAGCGCGAAGACTTGTCGCAGTTTTCCTCGATCGCCCTGCGCAAGACGGCGCAGATGGAATTGATACGCATGGTGCTGCCGGCCGGCAAAGGCCTGCCCGAGCATAAGGTGGCGGGGGAAATCACCCTGCAATGCCTGCAGGGCGAGATCGAGGTCGACGCTTACGGCCGCGGCGTGCTGCTGCGCGGCGGCGAAATGCTCTTCCTCGAAGGCGGCGCGCCGCACGCCGTGCGGGCGCTGCAGGACTCGCTGGCCCTGCTGACTATTTTGCTGAAGGACTGA
- the aqpZ gene encoding aquaporin Z has translation MKKYGAEFFGTFWLVLGGCGSAVLAAAFPNVGIGLHGVSLAFGLTVLTMAFAIGHISGCHLNPAVSIGLWAGGRFPAKDLLPYIVAQVLGGIAAGGVLYLIASGKAGFDVSAGFASNGYGEHSPGGYSLVAALVTEIVMTAFFLIVILGATDKRAPQGFAPIAIGLCLTLIHLISIPVTNTSVNPARSTAVALYVGDWAVGQLWLFWVAPIVGAIVGAGIYRFIGSEESAAAPAAVQASARS, from the coding sequence GTGAAAAAATATGGGGCAGAATTTTTCGGCACCTTCTGGCTGGTGCTGGGCGGCTGCGGCAGCGCCGTGCTGGCGGCGGCGTTTCCTAACGTCGGCATCGGCCTGCATGGGGTGTCGCTGGCCTTTGGCCTGACGGTGCTGACCATGGCGTTCGCCATCGGCCACATCTCGGGCTGCCATCTGAATCCGGCCGTTTCCATCGGCCTGTGGGCGGGCGGACGCTTCCCGGCCAAAGACCTGTTGCCCTACATCGTGGCGCAGGTACTGGGCGGGATTGCGGCGGGCGGCGTGCTGTATCTGATCGCCAGCGGCAAGGCCGGCTTCGATGTGAGCGCCGGTTTCGCTTCCAACGGCTACGGCGAACATTCGCCGGGCGGCTACAGCCTGGTCGCGGCGCTGGTCACTGAGATCGTGATGACCGCCTTCTTCCTGATCGTGATCCTGGGCGCGACCGACAAGCGCGCGCCGCAAGGCTTCGCGCCGATCGCCATCGGCCTGTGCCTGACCTTGATCCACCTGATCAGCATCCCCGTCACCAACACCTCGGTCAATCCGGCGCGCAGCACCGCCGTCGCCCTGTACGTTGGCGACTGGGCCGTCGGCCAGCTGTGGCTGTTCTGGGTGGCACCGATTGTCGGCGCCATCGTCGGCGCGGGCATCTACCGCTTCATCGGCAGCGAAGAAAGCGCTGCCGCACCAGCCGCCGTGCAAGCCAGCGCGCGCAGCTAA